One Mycolicibacterium pulveris genomic region harbors:
- a CDS encoding acyl-CoA dehydrogenase family protein, producing the protein MDFSRVELSEEDRAFQQEARAFLSEIVTEDVMRRDRETGDNFDEGVHLALGAAGYLEREWKTEAEGGFNRVRRRIWELEKRRAHVPWVTFGTTALVRRSVEKFGSPEVKAEVLPKVYSGHVRFCLGYTEPEGGSDIATCKTRAVRDGDSWIINGSKMFTTGAHNCQYVFLITNTDPEAPKHKSLTMFLVPLDSPGIEIQGIRTVDGDRTNIVYYSDVRVDDKYRLGEVNEGWKVLREPLDAEHGAVEAEQDGLQDLAIMNHQAMTMAVAADRAAAKVAERDLSGRRLIDDGSVAYRLGRSIARMEAAFSTPSIFGRVALAQTMRDISPDLMDLHGTASSLPLGTDSAADDGAAEYVYRFAPLVGIYGGTLEVFRNMIAQYVLGLGKPAYAPPAKKAS; encoded by the coding sequence ATGGATTTCTCACGGGTCGAACTCTCCGAGGAAGACCGGGCGTTCCAGCAGGAGGCCCGCGCCTTCCTGAGTGAGATCGTCACCGAGGACGTCATGCGCCGGGACCGCGAGACCGGCGACAACTTCGACGAGGGCGTGCACCTGGCGCTCGGTGCGGCCGGCTATCTGGAGCGCGAATGGAAGACCGAGGCCGAGGGCGGGTTCAACCGGGTTCGGCGGCGCATCTGGGAACTCGAGAAGCGGCGCGCGCACGTGCCGTGGGTGACGTTCGGCACCACGGCGCTCGTCCGGCGATCGGTGGAGAAGTTCGGCTCGCCGGAGGTCAAGGCCGAGGTACTGCCCAAGGTGTACAGCGGGCATGTGCGGTTCTGCCTCGGCTACACCGAACCCGAGGGCGGCTCCGACATCGCCACCTGTAAGACCCGTGCGGTGCGGGACGGCGACAGCTGGATTATCAACGGCTCGAAGATGTTCACCACCGGCGCACACAACTGCCAGTACGTCTTCCTGATCACCAATACCGATCCCGAGGCGCCGAAACACAAGAGCCTCACCATGTTTCTGGTCCCGCTCGACTCGCCGGGTATCGAGATCCAGGGAATCCGCACTGTCGACGGCGACCGTACCAACATCGTCTACTACTCCGATGTGCGCGTCGACGACAAATACCGCCTCGGCGAAGTCAACGAGGGCTGGAAGGTGTTGCGTGAACCGCTCGACGCCGAACACGGGGCGGTGGAGGCCGAGCAGGACGGCCTGCAGGACCTCGCGATCATGAACCACCAGGCCATGACGATGGCCGTCGCGGCGGACCGCGCCGCGGCGAAGGTGGCCGAACGCGACCTGAGCGGCAGGCGCCTGATCGACGACGGGTCGGTGGCATACCGGTTGGGCCGCAGCATCGCCCGGATGGAGGCCGCGTTCTCGACGCCGAGCATCTTCGGCCGCGTCGCGCTGGCGCAGACCATGCGCGACATCTCCCCGGACCTGATGGATCTGCACGGCACCGCGTCGTCGTTGCCGCTCGGTACCGACAGCGCCGCCGACGACGGCGCTGCCGAGTACGTGTACCGGTTCGCGCCTCTGGTCGGGATCTACGGCGGCACGCTTGAGGTGTTCCGCAACATGATCGCCCAGTACGTGCTCGGGCTGGGTAAACCGGCATACGCCCCACCGGCCAAGAAAGCGTCGTAA
- a CDS encoding acyl-CoA dehydrogenase family protein — protein sequence MDRYELRRLDYSLSEDHQALQAAYQDFFKTHCSIETVRAAEASGFDKSLWERLCAMGATTMALSEDIGGDGATLVDLTLVAEEIGRSLAPVPWIDHVCAARLLERLGALEPDILNGTRIAGLDPQHDSVSGVRLVPSGSIADHVVLRDGDDIVRLTFATRPAKVDNIGRLPMAWVDPAAADERTVLASGADALTAYRRALDEWRLLSGAALVGLVEETMTIAAEFAKTRYTLGVPISTLQAISHPLANIAITVQGGRNLAHRAAWFLDNEPDERPELAPSVFVFMAEEASKAATMAVHIQGGLGVSAEAAASAYLVRARGWPLAGGDPGITAKYIAEIVAARESGERK from the coding sequence ATGGACCGTTACGAACTGCGCAGGCTCGATTACAGCCTGTCCGAGGACCACCAGGCGCTGCAGGCCGCGTACCAGGACTTCTTCAAGACGCACTGTTCGATCGAAACCGTCCGTGCCGCAGAGGCATCCGGCTTCGACAAGAGTCTGTGGGAGCGGCTGTGCGCGATGGGTGCGACGACGATGGCGCTGTCCGAGGACATCGGCGGTGACGGTGCCACGCTGGTCGACCTGACGTTGGTGGCCGAGGAGATCGGCCGTTCGCTGGCGCCGGTGCCCTGGATCGACCACGTGTGCGCGGCCCGGTTGCTCGAGCGACTGGGTGCGCTGGAACCCGACATTCTCAACGGCACACGGATCGCGGGCCTGGATCCCCAGCACGACAGCGTATCCGGGGTGCGGCTGGTACCCAGCGGTTCCATCGCCGACCACGTCGTCCTGCGCGACGGCGACGACATCGTCCGGCTCACCTTCGCCACCCGGCCGGCCAAGGTCGACAACATCGGCCGGCTGCCGATGGCCTGGGTCGATCCCGCGGCCGCCGACGAACGGACGGTGCTGGCCAGCGGCGCCGACGCGCTGACGGCCTACCGACGCGCCCTGGACGAATGGCGGCTGCTGTCCGGTGCGGCGCTGGTCGGGCTCGTCGAGGAGACGATGACCATCGCGGCGGAGTTCGCCAAGACCCGCTACACGCTCGGCGTGCCGATCTCGACCCTGCAGGCCATCTCGCATCCGTTGGCGAACATCGCGATCACCGTGCAAGGCGGCCGGAACCTGGCCCACCGGGCGGCGTGGTTCCTCGACAACGAGCCGGACGAGCGGCCGGAGTTGGCGCCGTCGGTGTTCGTGTTCATGGCGGAGGAAGCCTCGAAGGCGGCCACCATGGCCGTGCATATCCAAGGTGGGCTTGGGGTCTCGGCCGAGGCGGCCGCGTCGGCGTATCTGGTGCGGGCCCGGGGCTGGCCGTTGGCTGGCGGCGACCCGGGCATCACGGCCAAGTACATCGCCGAGATCGTCGCGGCACGCGAAAGCGGGGAGAGGAAGTAA
- a CDS encoding amidohydrolase family protein: MSHKAIDCLVNVHFGEVEQQPQWMLKVRDDYFKGPQSMFAPVDLSELIDEMDEQGVAKAILMDSLAKPSTTARKFVEAKPERFALAMGGVNLLRPMPSLKELTAIVKDLPVAYAAVGPSFWGDGQYPPSDAVYYPLYTKCAELELPLCINTGIPGPPIPGEVQNPIHLDRVCVRFPELKLCMIHGADPWWDVAIRLLIKYRNLRLMTSAWSPKRLPDSLLHYMRTRGPDKVIYASDWPVLKMRRVVPEALALDLPAEVLDNYLYNNAQEFFFGADKEQ, translated from the coding sequence ATGAGCCACAAAGCGATTGACTGTCTTGTCAACGTGCACTTCGGGGAGGTCGAGCAGCAGCCGCAGTGGATGCTGAAAGTCCGCGACGACTACTTCAAGGGTCCACAGTCGATGTTCGCCCCCGTCGACCTGTCGGAACTGATCGACGAGATGGATGAGCAGGGCGTCGCCAAGGCGATCCTGATGGACAGCCTGGCCAAGCCGTCGACCACCGCCCGCAAGTTCGTCGAAGCCAAACCCGAGCGGTTCGCGTTGGCGATGGGCGGAGTCAACCTGCTGCGGCCGATGCCCTCACTCAAAGAGCTCACGGCGATCGTCAAGGACCTGCCCGTCGCCTATGCCGCGGTGGGGCCCAGCTTTTGGGGCGACGGCCAGTATCCGCCCAGCGACGCGGTCTACTACCCGCTGTACACCAAGTGCGCCGAGCTCGAACTGCCGCTGTGCATCAACACCGGCATACCCGGCCCGCCGATTCCGGGCGAGGTGCAGAACCCGATCCACCTCGACCGGGTCTGCGTGCGGTTCCCGGAACTGAAGCTGTGCATGATCCATGGCGCCGACCCGTGGTGGGATGTCGCGATCCGGCTGTTGATCAAGTACCGCAACCTGCGGCTGATGACGTCGGCGTGGTCGCCCAAGAGGTTGCCCGACAGCCTTCTGCACTACATGCGAACTCGCGGGCCCGACAAGGTGATCTACGCGTCGGACTGGCCGGTGCTCAAGATGCGCCGTGTCGTACCCGAGGCGCTCGCGCTTGACCTGCCGGCCGAGGTGCTCGACAACTACTTGTACAACAACGCGCAGGAGTTCTTCTTCGGCGCCGACAAGGAGCAGTGA
- a CDS encoding acyl-CoA synthetase, translating into MAEWTIGAVLDAIAEAVPDRLMTVCGERRSTFAESAQRTRRLANYLAGHGFGAHRERDELQNWECGQDRVALLMHNDLYPDMVIGCLKARTVPVNVNYNYAPREVAELFDYLRPSVVIYHQSFGPKFAEVLPPASARLLIEIDDGDDATPLPGAVRLEDALAQGDTDEPITPSPDDVMMVCTGGTTGRPKGVMWRQSDTYVISMNGADHSSVEEIHDKVRHGGQPWFAVSPLMHAAGMWTAFAGLLSGLPVVLYDQTRFDPRAVLETAQREKVGLMTMVGDAYAGPLVEELRRGSYDLASLFAIGTGGAATNPKHQRALLDLLPQITLINGYGSSETGNVGFGRSQRGEQKDTFELREGALLLASDYRRFLQPGDVEVGFVARGGRIPLGYFDDAEATRKTFPVVDGKRVVISGDRGRLAPDGTLILFGRDSLVVNTGGEKVFVEEVEEVLRAHPGVADALVVGRPSERWGQEVVALVALNGDVEAAALHAHCTSQLARFKAPKDFIFVEQVRRLGNGKPDYRWAKSTAQKVNA; encoded by the coding sequence ATGGCGGAATGGACCATCGGCGCGGTGCTCGACGCCATCGCCGAGGCGGTACCCGATCGGCTGATGACGGTCTGTGGTGAGCGCCGCAGCACGTTCGCGGAGTCCGCGCAGCGCACCCGTCGGCTCGCCAACTATCTGGCCGGCCACGGGTTCGGCGCTCACCGCGAGCGCGACGAACTGCAGAACTGGGAATGCGGGCAGGACCGTGTCGCGCTGCTGATGCACAACGACCTGTATCCGGACATGGTGATCGGTTGCCTGAAGGCACGCACGGTGCCGGTGAACGTCAACTACAACTACGCTCCCCGCGAGGTCGCCGAACTGTTCGACTACCTCCGGCCCAGCGTCGTGATCTACCACCAGTCGTTCGGACCGAAGTTCGCTGAGGTCCTGCCGCCGGCCTCGGCGCGGCTGCTGATCGAGATCGACGACGGCGACGACGCGACGCCGTTGCCGGGTGCGGTCCGGTTGGAAGACGCACTGGCACAAGGGGACACCGACGAACCGATCACCCCGTCGCCCGACGACGTGATGATGGTGTGCACCGGCGGCACCACCGGTCGGCCCAAGGGGGTGATGTGGCGGCAGAGCGACACCTACGTCATCTCGATGAACGGCGCCGACCACTCGTCCGTCGAGGAGATCCACGACAAGGTGCGTCACGGCGGACAGCCCTGGTTCGCGGTGTCGCCGCTGATGCACGCCGCGGGGATGTGGACGGCCTTCGCGGGACTGCTCAGCGGATTGCCAGTCGTGTTGTATGACCAGACGAGGTTCGACCCCCGCGCCGTGCTGGAGACCGCTCAGCGTGAAAAGGTCGGCTTGATGACCATGGTCGGCGACGCCTACGCCGGCCCCTTGGTGGAGGAACTGCGGCGCGGCTCTTACGATCTTGCGTCGTTGTTCGCCATCGGCACCGGGGGAGCGGCGACCAATCCCAAACACCAACGCGCACTGTTGGATCTGTTACCACAGATCACGCTGATCAACGGCTACGGGTCTTCAGAGACCGGCAACGTGGGTTTCGGCCGCAGCCAGCGCGGAGAGCAGAAGGACACGTTCGAGCTCCGCGAGGGTGCGCTGCTACTCGCCTCGGACTATCGGCGGTTTCTTCAGCCCGGCGACGTCGAGGTCGGCTTCGTCGCGCGCGGTGGGCGCATCCCGCTTGGCTACTTCGACGACGCGGAGGCCACCCGCAAGACCTTTCCCGTCGTCGACGGGAAACGGGTGGTGATCTCGGGGGACCGGGGCAGGCTGGCCCCGGACGGCACCCTGATACTTTTCGGCCGCGATTCCCTTGTCGTCAACACCGGCGGTGAGAAGGTGTTCGTCGAGGAGGTCGAGGAAGTTCTGCGGGCACACCCAGGTGTCGCCGACGCCTTGGTCGTCGGACGGCCCAGCGAGCGGTGGGGTCAGGAGGTGGTGGCGCTGGTCGCGCTGAACGGCGACGTCGAGGCGGCCGCGCTACATGCCCACTGCACCTCGCAGCTGGCGCGGTTCAAGGCGCCCAAGGATTTCATCTTCGTCGAACAGGTCCGACGCCTGGGCAACGGCAAGCCCGACTATCGATGGGCGAAAAGCACGGCGCAGAAAGTGAACGCATGA
- a CDS encoding amidohydrolase family protein, with translation MTLDYRAIDVDNHYYEPLDAFTRHLPKEFRSRGVQMLTDGKRTYAVFGGVINHFIPNPTFDPIIEPGCLDLLFRGEIPEGVDPASLMKVDRLADHPEYQNRDARVKIMDRQNLETVFMLPTFACGVEEGLKHDIPATMASVHAFNLWLDEDWGFDRPDHRILAAPIISLADPEKAVEEVEFVLSRGAKIVCVRPAPVPGEVRPRSLGDPVHDPVWARLAEAGVPVVFHLSDSGYMAIPGLWGGSGVFKGFGKRDPLDMVIMDDRAIHDTIASMIVHQVFTRHPKLKVASIENGSYFVYRLIKRLKKSANNAPYHYKEDPVEQLRNNVWIAPYYEDDVKLLADTIGVDKILFGSDWPHGEGLADPTSFTADIPQFPEFSHEDTRMVMRDNALTLLGANVTAGV, from the coding sequence ATGACCCTGGACTACCGGGCGATCGACGTCGACAACCACTACTACGAACCGCTCGACGCGTTCACCCGACACCTGCCCAAGGAGTTCCGCAGCCGCGGCGTGCAGATGCTCACCGACGGCAAGCGCACCTACGCGGTGTTCGGTGGGGTGATCAACCACTTCATCCCGAACCCCACCTTCGACCCGATCATCGAACCCGGCTGCCTGGATCTGTTGTTCAGGGGCGAGATTCCCGAGGGCGTCGATCCGGCGTCGCTGATGAAGGTCGACCGGCTGGCCGACCATCCCGAGTACCAGAACCGCGATGCCCGGGTGAAGATCATGGACCGGCAGAACCTCGAAACCGTGTTCATGCTGCCGACTTTCGCGTGTGGCGTCGAGGAGGGCCTCAAGCACGACATCCCGGCGACCATGGCCTCGGTCCACGCCTTCAACCTGTGGCTCGACGAGGACTGGGGGTTCGACCGGCCGGATCACCGCATCCTCGCCGCACCGATCATCTCGCTGGCCGATCCCGAGAAGGCCGTCGAGGAGGTCGAGTTCGTGCTGTCGCGCGGGGCCAAGATCGTGTGCGTTCGGCCGGCGCCGGTGCCGGGTGAGGTCAGGCCCCGCTCGCTGGGCGACCCGGTGCACGACCCGGTGTGGGCGCGGCTGGCCGAGGCGGGTGTCCCGGTGGTGTTCCACCTGTCCGACTCCGGCTACATGGCCATCCCCGGGCTGTGGGGCGGCAGCGGTGTGTTCAAGGGCTTCGGTAAGCGCGATCCGCTCGACATGGTGATCATGGACGACCGCGCCATCCACGACACCATCGCCTCGATGATCGTGCACCAGGTGTTCACCCGCCACCCCAAGCTCAAGGTGGCCAGCATCGAGAACGGGTCGTACTTCGTGTACCGGCTTATCAAGCGGCTCAAGAAGTCTGCCAACAACGCGCCGTATCACTACAAGGAGGATCCGGTCGAGCAGCTGCGCAACAACGTGTGGATCGCGCCGTACTACGAGGACGACGTGAAGCTGCTGGCCGACACGATCGGCGTGGACAAGATCCTGTTCGGGTCCGACTGGCCGCACGGCGAGGGTCTGGCCGATCCCACGTCGTTCACCGCCGACATCCCGCAGTTCCCCGAGTTCAGCCATGAGGACACTCGAATGGTCATGCGCGACAACGCCTTGACCCTGCTCGGTGCGAATGTGACGGCCGGCGTCTAG
- a CDS encoding enoyl-CoA hydratase, translating to MSGGDHVAQPVAAEPVRYEVRDTGVAVLTLNRPDRMNGWGGGLATTFYARLDDAEADPDVRAIVVTGSGRAFCAGADMGDLTTISAATVDAAADTDVGQLVGARHPHVVMTIRKPVIAAINGACAGMGLTLALACDVRFAADGAKFTTSFARRGLIAEYGISWILPRIVGTGVAMDLLLSGRVFFADEAARLGLVNGVLPAGDLLSHAIGYAEDIATNCAPSSLAVIKQQVYADTMRTVFEASDHAEKLMHESMQRPDFIEGITSFFEKRPPNFPPLKGEGQ from the coding sequence GTGAGCGGTGGAGACCATGTCGCGCAGCCCGTCGCGGCCGAGCCGGTGCGCTACGAGGTGCGCGACACCGGTGTCGCGGTGCTGACGCTCAACCGGCCCGACCGCATGAACGGCTGGGGCGGGGGCTTGGCGACCACGTTCTACGCGCGCCTCGACGACGCCGAAGCCGACCCCGATGTCCGCGCGATCGTCGTCACCGGCAGTGGCCGTGCCTTCTGTGCCGGAGCCGACATGGGTGATCTCACGACGATCAGCGCGGCCACCGTGGACGCCGCCGCCGATACCGATGTCGGCCAACTGGTCGGCGCGCGCCATCCGCACGTCGTCATGACGATTCGCAAGCCCGTCATCGCGGCGATCAACGGGGCGTGCGCGGGCATGGGCCTGACGCTGGCGTTGGCATGCGACGTCCGATTCGCCGCCGACGGCGCCAAGTTCACGACGTCGTTCGCGCGCCGCGGGCTGATCGCCGAGTACGGCATCTCGTGGATACTGCCGCGCATCGTCGGCACCGGCGTCGCCATGGACCTGCTGCTGTCGGGCCGGGTGTTCTTCGCCGACGAGGCCGCGCGCCTCGGACTGGTCAACGGCGTGCTGCCCGCCGGCGACCTGTTGTCGCACGCCATCGGCTACGCCGAGGACATCGCCACCAACTGCGCACCGAGTTCTCTGGCGGTGATCAAGCAACAGGTGTACGCAGACACCATGCGCACGGTTTTCGAGGCAAGCGACCACGCGGAGAAGCTGATGCACGAGTCGATGCAGCGGCCCGATTTCATCGAAGGAATCACGAGCTTCTTCGAGAAGCGCCCACCCAACTTTCCGCCACTGAAGGGAGAGGGACAATGA